Genomic segment of Mycolicibacterium psychrotolerans:
GGCGCATCGTCGTGGAGAAGCATCACGGCAACCTGTCGGTGCAGTCGCGGCCCGGGGACACCCGGTTCATCGTGTGCCTGCCGCTGCAGGCACCCGCCCCGGCGGAGGCGAGCGCGTGAAGCCCGCGCTGGGCCGGTTCGGATCGTTCGGCCGCGGCGTCACGCCGGCGCAGGCCGCCGAGATCGAGGCACTCGGCTACGGCGCCGTCTGGGTCGGCGGCTCCCCGCCCGCGGAACTCGACTGGGTGGAGCCGCTGCTGGAGGCGACCACCACGCTGCAGGTGGCCACCGGCATCGTGAACATCTGGACCGCCGCGCCAGGCGCCGTCGCCGAGTCCTTCCACCGCATCCAGGCCGCGTATCCGGACCGCTTCGTGCTGGGCATCGGCGTCGGCCACCCCGAGGCGCACCAGGAGTACCGCAAGCCGATCGACGCGCTCACCGAGTACCTCGACAAGCTCGACGAATACGGGGTGCCCCGGCACCGGCGCGTGGTGGCTGCGCTCGGCCCCAAGGTGTTGCAGCTGTCGGCGGCGCGCTCGGCAGGTGCGCACCCGTACCTGACGACCCCGGAACACACCGCCCGCGCCCGCGAGCTGATCGGGCCGGAGGCGTTGTTGGCGCCGGAGCACAAGGTGGTTCTCACGACCGATCCCGAGCGCGCCAGGGAGGTCGGCCGCAGGGCCCTGGCCATCTACCTGAACCTGGCCAACTACGTGAACAACTGGAAGCGACTCGGCTTCGATGATCAAGACGTCGCGAAACCGGGTAGTGATCGACTGGTGGATGCCGTGGTCGCCTACGGCACCGCCGACCAGATCGCCGCGCGCCTGACCGAACATCTCGACGCCGGCGCCGACCACGTGCCCGTGCAGGTGTTGACGTCGGCGGACGAGGTGGTCGGCGCGCTGGCCGACCTGGCCGGTCCACTGGGACTGACATGAACCGATGCGAGGAGCAGAAATGACCGAAGGTCCGTCGCTCAAGCCCGCTCTGGGGCGCTTCGGCGTGTGGACCGGCGCGCCGGTCACGCCCGAGCAGGCCGCCGACATCGAGAAGCTCGGCTACGGCACGGTGTGGGTGGGCGCCTCGCCGGCCGCCGACCTGGCGTTCGTCGAACCCATCCTGGAGAAGACCGAGACGCTGCAGGTGGCCACCGGCATCGTCAACATCTGGACCGCCGACGCGAGCGAGGTGGCCGACTCCTACCACCGCATCGAGAAGGCGTTCCCCGGCCGGTTCCTGCTCGGCGTCGGCGTCGGCCATCCCGAACACACCCAGCAGTACACCAAGCCGTACCAGGCGCTGGTCGACTACCTCGATGTGCTCGACACCGCCAAGGTGCCCACGAGCCGTCGGGTTCTCGCCGCGCTCGGACCCAAGGTGCTCAAGCTGGCCGCACAGCGCAGCGCGGGGGCCCACCCGTATCTGACCACTCCGGTGCACACCGGCCAGTCTCGCGAACTGCTGGGCCCCACCGTGCTTCTCGCGCCGGAGCACAAGGTGGTGCTGACCGACGACGCGGAGAAGGCCCGCGAGATCGGCCGCCAGACGGTGGACTTCTACCTCGGCCTGTCGAACTACGTGAACAACTGGAAGCGGCTCGGGTTCACCGACGAGGACCTCGAACGGCCCGGCAGCGACCGCTTCATCGACGCCGTCATCGCATACGGCTCGCCGGACCAGATCGCCGCCCGCTTGACCGAGCATCTTCAGGCCGGCGCCGACCACGTCGCGATTCAGGTGCTCGGCGGCGCCGACGAACTGTTGTCGACGCTCGAGGAGCTGGCCGGCCCGTTGGGCCTGGATCAGGGCTGAATCGTCGTCTGTTCGTCGATCAGCGTCATCGCCTTCACCAGCGCCGACTGCTGATCGACCGGTCCCTGCGCGTCGAGCGCGAGCAGGTAGACGTTCTCGGGCGCCGTGATCACGACCGTCTTGCGCGCGACGAACGTCTGGGCGCCGTCGATGGTCGCGGTCCCGGCGATCTGCACCGCGTCGAAGCCGCCGAGGGTGCTCGGTCGGCCCGTCGTGGGACCGTCCCACCCGGGCGCCCGCGTCACCGCCGTCGGCGCGTACTCGAGCAGCTTGGCCACGTCGACGTCACCGTCCAGCCGCGCCATCCGCGCGATGATCGCCGGCGGGTTCGGCGTCTGTCCCCCGGCCTGCAGGTAGATGGCGCCGTAGGCGTCCGGCGGGGTGTCGCGGCCGACGTTCGCCCAGCCGGGTGGCATCGGCAGGTTCAGTTGCGGTGCCCCCGGGTCGCCGCGCTTGACCATCGTCTGCCGGATGTTCTTCTGCCTCAGGTACTCGGCGATGGTGAGCTTCGCCCCGGTCGATGACGTGGTGCTCGCCGGCGCCGACGATGACGCGGCCGACGGTGGCGACGTGGCGGAGTCGGTCTTCTCGCCCGACCCGCAGCCGGTCAGCCCGATCGTCACCGCCGCGACTACACAGATCAGTGCCGGTGTGCGCATGTCGTGTTCCCCTTCGTCACGCTGCCGTCGGTGACAGCAGACCACAGACGGCGGCCGGTCAAGATCGATTGCGCCCGATAGGGTCAACAGTCATGCGATTGCTGGTCACCGGAGGCGCCGGCTTCATCGGCGCCAACTTCGTCCATGCCACGGTGCGGGAATGCCGCGACGTGCGTGTCACGGTGCTCGACGCGTTCACCTACGCGGGTAGCCGCGAGTCGTTGGCCCCGGTGCACGACGACGTGCGGTTGGTCGAAGGCGACATCACCGACGCCGCGCTCGTCGAGAAGCTCGTCACCGAGTCCGACGCCGTCGTGCACTTCGCCGCCGAGACCCACGTCGACAACGCCCTGGCCGACCCGGAACCGTTCGTCCGGTCGAACGTGCTGGGCACCTTCACGGTGCTCGAAGCGGTGCGGCGCAACAATGTTCGGCTGCACCACATCTCGACAGACGAGGTGTACGGCGACCTGCCGCTGGGCGATCCGGTCCGATTCACCGAGGCGACGCCGTACAACCCGTCGAGCCCGTACTCGTCGACCAAGGCCGCCTCCGACATGCTGGTGCGCGCCTGGGTGCGCTCCTACGGCGTGGCCGCGACACTGTCGAACTGCTCGAACAACTACGGCCCGTATCAGCATGTGGAGAAGTTCATCCCGCGCCAGATAACCAACATCCTGACCGGGCGTCGGCCCAGGCTCTACGGGGCCGGGGCCAACGTTCGCGACTGGATCCACGTCGAGGACCACAACAGCGCGGTGTGGCGCATCCTGACCGACGGCGCGATCGGCCGCACATATCTGATCGGCGCCGATGGTGAGCGGGACAACTTGACGGTGATGCGCACGATCCTTCGGCTGATGGACCGGTCCCCCGACGACTTTGACCACGTCACCGATCGCGCCGGGCACGACCTGCGGTATGCGATCGACCCGTCGCCGCTGCGCGACGAGCTGGGCTGGGCCCCGTCGCACACCGACTTCGAGGCGGGGTTGCGCGACACCATCGCGTGGTACCGGGACAACGAATCCTGGTGGGCGCCTTTGAAGGACGCGGTGGAGGCGCGCTACCGGGTGCGTGAGGGATGAGGGTGCGCGAACTCGCCGTCACCGGCGCGTGGGAGCTGACGCCGGCGGTGCACGCCGATTCGCGCGGCGCGTTCTTCGAATGGTTCACCGATGCGGAGTTCACCGCGATGACCGGGCACCGGCTGGATCTGCGGCAGGCCAACTGTTCGGTCTCGCGGGCCGGGGTGCTGCGCGGCGTGCATTTCGCGCAGGTTCCGCCGGGCCAGGCCAAGTACGTGACGTGCGTGCGGGGCGCGGTGTACGACGTGGCAGTCGACATCCGGGTCGGCTCAGCCACGTTCGGCAGCTGGGACGCGGTGCGGCTGGACGACCAGACGCACCGGGCCGTCTACCTGTCCGAGGGGCTGGGCCACGCTTTCCTTGCGTTGCAGGATGATTCGGTGGTGACCTATCTGTGTTCCGCCGGGTACGACCCGGCGCGCGAGCACACCGTCAACGCGCTTGACCAGGCACTGGGCATCGATTGGCCGTTCGACGGCGAACTCATCCTGTCCGACCGCGACCGGGCGGCGCCGTCGCTGGCGCAGGTGCGCGAGGCCGGGCTGCTGCCGACGTTCGAGGAGGCCCGGGAGTTCGTGTCGGGACTCGGGTCCCGGCCCACAGCGCCGCCGCGGTGAGCGCGACAAGGACGGCGCCGCAACCGAACACCGTGAGATCGAAGGGGCCGGCCGCCGCGCCGCCGGCCTGGCTGCGGGCCGACCCGCGCAGGAACGGCACGACGGTCAGGATCGCGATGGCGACCGCCGACTCGGCGGCGACCACCGCCGGGAAGTGGTGTACGGCCACCCGGAGTGCCGTCCGGGTGTCGCCGTCGGCCTGCGCGGCGCGGATGCGAGGCAACAGCACTCGGGTGTTGTAGGCACCCGCTGCCAGCAGCGCGCCGACGAGCACGAGCTTGAGGGACAGGTGCCGCCCGTACGGCGTGGTCAACAGCTGCGCCGGCGAGCCGACATGCGTCCATGCGAGCCACGCCCCGGAGACGATCATCGCACCGACGCACCACAGCGCCAGCACGCTGAAACGTTCCCACGTCCGCGCCCAGTCGCGGGTGGTGTCATCGGCGTCGGTTGGGCCACGCCGGCAGAGCAGGCCCGCGGCAGCGAGCACGACCAGGCCCCCGACCCAGATCAGCGCCCCGAGGACATGGGTGGCGGTGAGCAGCGTGCGCGGCAGACCGCTGAGGGACGACGGCACCGCCGGAACGAGCGCGCCGAGAGCACCGGCGAGCGCGGTGCCACCCGCCAGCCACCGCGACGGCCGGCACCGCAACAGGACGAGACCGGCCACGGCCACCGCGAACATCGCGGCCTGACCCGGGGACGGCGTCCGCGCGGTGCAGAACTGGAGCACCGCGCCGCCCGTCAGCACCACCGCGGCAGGCACCGCCAGCGTGCGTATCCGCGCTGCGACGGGGCCGTCGCGCACGGCCAGGAACGCCACCCCGATGCCGATGGCCACCGGGAGTGACGCGGCGAGTGTGAACAGGACCGCGGTGAGGACCTCGATCAGCGTCGGATCGGGCGGGACGGTGCCGGGCATGGTCCTCGACGGTAGGAACCGGGGATGAGAGCGGCGTTTGTGCCGGCTGTGAATCGCTGTGCATCACCGGATAGCACAGCAGTGAACCGAATGGCACGGTCATTCGTTTACTCTTTGTAGGGGGTCCATCCGCCGGAGGTATCGAACATGTTCGACGCGACCCGCTCACTCGTCTTCGCTACCGCAGCAATGCTGACGCTGGGCTTCGGCACCCCCATCGCCAATGCCGACCCGCCAGCACCCGGCTCCGTGTGCGGCCCCGACAAGGTGATTACGTCCATCAACACCTGTGAGCCGCTCAACTCATCGTGCACGGGGTATGACGGCATGCTGATTGGGCGAGTGGCTGCTGACGGGCGATGCGTGATTCCGGGGCTCGACGGCACTCGGTGGTAGCTGGAGAGTGCCGGTAGTCCGAAGCAGAGAGATGACCGCACGACCGCCCGTACGTGGACTACCTCGCTGCCGCTGGCATGTGCACAAGGCCGCTGGCATGTGCACAAGATCGCCAAGCAGGTCGGTATGACACTTCGGGGGTTTCCCGCGCCCTGGCCAGAATCGCGGAGGGCCGCGATACCGGCTATGCATCCGGCGTCTAAATGTGACTAGGCGGCAGTGCGTCCACCCTTCACGCCGCCGACGTACGTCGAAACGCTAGTTCGAAGGTCCGACAGGTCCTCACACCTCTTGCCAGAGCCCGCGCCGGATTACTAGGATATGCAAGTATCGACCAGTTGGAAGGCACCAGCATGACCACACGTATCCCGCACTTCATCGACGGCAAGCGCAACGAGCTGGCCTCCACCCGGACGGCCGACGTGATGAATCCCAGCACCGGCGAGGTGCAGGCCCAGGTGCTGCTCGCCAGCGCCGCCGACGTCGACACCGCGGTGGCCTCGGCGGTCGAGGCACAGAAGCAGTGGGCCGCCTGGAACCCTCAACGCCGCGCCCGCGTGATGATGAAGTTCATCGAACTGGTCAACGCGAACACCGACGAGCTGGCCGAACTGCTCAGCATCGAACACGGCAAGACCGTCGCCGACTCCAAGGGCGACATCCAGCGCGGCATCGAGGTGATCGAGTTCGCCATCGGGATCCCGCATCTGCTCAAGGGGGAATTCACCGAGGGCGCCGGCTCCGGCATCGACGTGTACTCGATCCGCCAGCCCCTCGGCGTCGTCGCCGGCATCACGCCGTTCAACTTCCCCGCGATGATCCCGCTGTGGAAGGCGGGTCCCGCGCTGGCATGCGGAAACGCGTTCATCCTCAAGCCTTCCGAGCGCGATCCCTCGGTGCCGCTGCGGCTGGCCGAGCTGTTCCTGGAAGCCGGCCTGCCCGCCGGGGTGTTCCAGGTCGTGCAGGGCGACAAGGAGGCCGTCGACGCGATCCTCACCCACCCCGACATCCAGGCCGTCGGCTTCGTCGGCAGCTCCGACATCGCGCAGTACATCTACGCCACCGCTGCCGCCAACGGGAAGCGCTCGCAGTGCTTCGGCGGCGCCAAGAACCACATGATCGTGCTGCCCGACGCCGACCTCGACCAGGCCGTCGACGCACTGATCGGCGCGGGGTACGGCAGCGCGGGTGAGCGCTGCATGGCGATCAGCGTCGCCGTGCCGGTGGGCAAGGAGACCGCGGACCGGCTTCGAAACCGCCTCGTCGAACGCATCAACCAACTCCGCGTCGGCCACAGCCTGGACCCGAAGGCCGACTACGGCCCCCTGGTCACCGCCGCCGCCCTCGAGCGCGTCAAGAGCTACATCGCCCAGGGCGTGGACGCCGGCGCCGATCTCGTGGTCGACGGCCGCGAGCGGACCACCGACGAACTCAGCTTCGACGACCAGAGCCTCGAAAGTGGCTACTTCATCGGGCCCACGCTGTTCGACCACGTCACCTCGGACATGAGCATCTACACCGACGAGATCTTCGGCCCGGTGCTGTGCATCGTGCGCGCCGCCGATTACGAAGAGGCCCTGAGCCTTCCGACCAAGCACGAATACGGCAACGGCGTGGCGATCTTCACCCGCGACGGTGACGCCGCCCGCGATTTCGTGTCCCGGGTGCAGGTCGGCATGGTCGGGGTCAACGTGCCGATCCCGGTTCCGGTGGCCTACCACACGTTCGGCGGCTGGAAGCGGTCCGGCTTCGGCGACCTCAACCAGCACGGCCCCGCCTCGATCCAGTTCTACACCAAGGTCAAGACCGTCACCGAGCGCTGGCCGTCCGGCATCAAGGATGGCGCGGAGTTCGTCATCCCCACCATGAAATAGCACCGGTGGACCTCATCAGTCTCGACGCCGACGACCGGGTGATCGCCGAGACGGCGGCCGCCTTCGCCGAGAAACGGCTGGCGCCTTACGCATTGGAGTGGGACGAGACGCACCACTTCCCCACCGAGGTGCTGCGCGAAGCGGCTGAACTGGGCATGGCCGCGATCTACTGTCGCGAAGACGTCGGCGGCAGCGGGTTGCGGCGCATCGACGCCGTGCGCATCTTCGAGATGCTCGCAACCGCCGACCCGACCGTCGCCGCGTTCCTGTCGATCCACAACATGTGCGCCTGGATGGTGGACAGCTTCGGCACCGAGGAGCAGCGAAAGACGTGGGTGCCGCGACTGGCGTCGATGGACGCGATCGCCAGCTACTGCCTCACCGAACCCGGCGCAGGCTCGGACGCAGGGGCGTTGCGCACCAAGGCAGTTCGGTCCGGCGACGAATGGGTGCTCGACGGGGTCAAACAGTTCATCTCCGGCGCCGGCGCGTCCGACGTCTACATCGTGATGGCGCGCACCGGAGCTGAGGGGCCGAAAGGCATCTCGGCGTTCGTCGTCGAGAAGGACGCACCGGGGCTGAGTTTCGGCGCCGAAGAACAGAAAATGGGCTGGAACGCCCAACCCACCCGGCAGGTGATCCTCGACGGCGCCCGGGTGCCTGCCGAGGCGATGCTCGGCGGAACCGACGGCGAGGGCGCCGGCTTCGGCATCGCGATGAAGGGCCTCAACGGTGGCCGCATCAACATCGCCGCCTGCTCGCTGGGCGGCGCCCAGACGGCCTACGACAAGGCCGTCGGCTATCTGGCCGACCGGCAGGCGTTCGGGGGTGCGCTACTCGACGAGCCGACGATCCGGTTCACGCTCGCTGACATGGCCACCTCGCTGGAGACCTCGCGCATGATGCTGTGGCGGGCCGCGACCGCACTCGACGACGACCACCCCGACCGGGTGGAGTTGTGTGCGATGGCCAAGCGGTACGTCACCGACGCGTGCTTCGATGTCGCCGACCAGGCGCTGCAGTTGCACGGCGGTTACGGCTATCTGCGCGAATACGGGCTGGAGAAGATCGTCCGCGACCTGCGGGTGCATCGAATCCTGGAGGGCACCAACGAAATCATGCGCGTGGTGATCGGGCGGGCAGCCGCCGCCCGGGCCCGCGCCTCATGACGGGAGAGCTCAGATGACGACGATCGCGTTCCTGGGATTGGGCAACATGGGCGGGCCGATGGCGGCGAACCTGGTGGCCGCAGGGCACACCGTGCACGGGTTCGACCCGGTGGTCACGCTGCGCGACGCCGCGGCGGAAAAGGGTGCGGCGGTGTACACCAGCGGCGCCGAGGCGGCCGCCGGCGCCGACGTGGTGATCACGTCCCTCCCCAACGGTGACATCGTCAAGGCCGCGTACGCCGAGGTGCTGCCGGTCGCCAAGGACGGTGCCCTGCTGATCGACACCTCGACGATCTCCGTCGACGACGCCCGCACGATCCATGCCCAGGCCGGCGAGCGCGGGCTCGCACAGATCGACGCGCCGGTGTCGGGCGGTATCAAGGGAGCCACGGCCGGCACGCTGGCGTTCATGCTCGGCGGCACCAAAGAGGCAGTCGACGCCGCCCGACCGGTACTGGAACCCATGGCGGGCAAGATCATTCACTGCGGAGACTCGGGGGCCGGGCAGGCCGCCAAGCTGTGCAACAACATGGTGCTCGCGGTGCAGCAGATCGCGATCGGTGAAGCGTTCGTGCTGGCCGAAAAGCTCGGCCTGCCCGCGCAGTCGCTGTTCGACGTGATCACCGGGGCGACCGGGAACTGCTGGGCGGTGCACACCAACTGCCCTGTGCCGGGCCCGGTTCCGGCCTCACCGGCCAACAACGATTTCAAGCCGGGGTTCGCGACCGCGTTGATGAACAAGGATCTCGGGTTGGCGATGGCCGCGGTGGCGTCGACGGGGTCGTCGGCTCCGCTGGGCAGCCACGCCGCCGAGATCTACCGGAGCTTCAACGAGGACCACGCCGACAAGGACTTCAGCGCGGTCATCGAGATGCTGCGCGGCTGAGGGATCAGGCGGCGGTGACCGGGTGCGCGACGCGCCACTGGTCGCGCACCCGCTGACAGTCGACGACGCGCAGCGGGGCGGCCTCGGCGGTGGCACCCGTCAGCACCGTCGGCAGGCCTGCGGCCGCGGCCATGCGCTGACTGGCCGGCGACCCCGCGAACGCGAGCGCCTCCTGCGGGGCGGCGCCCAACTCGGCCAGGGCAGCCCCGTAAAGATCGGTGCGGGGTGCGTCGTCCGCAGTGACGATCGCCGCGACGACGCCCTCGCCGACGAGCTGACGCACCAGCGGCTCGACCCAGGAGTGGGTGCCCGAGCTGACGATGCCGACACTGATCCCGGCCGCGTAGGCCTCGGTGATCAGATCCACCACACCCGCCCGGGCGGTGATGTCGGCGTCGAGGATCGTCTCGGCCACGATCATGTCCTTGGTCGCGCAGATCTCGTCGACCAGCAGTTCGGCGAGCACGTCGCACTCGGAGCTGACCCCCCGTTTGCGCAGCTCCGCGGCCACCCGGCGGCGCTCGTCACTGAGCGCCATCAGCTGCCGGTAGCGCGCCTCGGACCACACGATGTCCAGGCCGAGCTCGGCGAACGCCTTGTTGAAGGCCGGCCGGTGACCGGCGCACTCGATGTCGGCGATCGCGTCGAGGTCGAACACGACCGCGCGCAGCGACGGCACTGTGGCGTCGCTGGGGCGCGGCCAGTCCCACCAGAATCGACCGGCTCGCCATGCCTTCTGCTGCGTGGGCTGCATGACGAGAATCGTGTCTCACGTCACATGCTGTCCGCCTCCCCCATGTGGGGGATTCGCCGCGCCAACTTGGCCGGAAGCGGCGGGGTGCGCCTCTAAGGTGAGGGCCATGACCACCCGTCTGGATCGCGAACCGGTGCGGATCGTGCTGGTCGACGACCACGAGATGGTCATCGAGGGACTCAAGGCGATGCTCGCCGCGTTCGACAGCAGGGTGACCGTCGTCGGGCAGGCGGTCGGCGCCGACAAGGTGATGAGCGTGGTCGCCGACCTCGACCCCGACATCGTGCTGTGTGATGTCCGGATGCAGGGCTCCAGCGGGCTGGACGTCTGCCAGCAGCTGCGCCAGCGCGACCCCGACCGGCGGGTGGTGATGCTGTCGGTCTACGACGACGAGCAGTACCTGTTCCAGGCCCTGCGCGTCGGCGCGTCGGGGTATCTGCTCAAGAGCATCAGCAGCGAGGAGCTGGTGCGCCAATTGGAGTTCGTGCACAGCGGTGCGACCGCGATCGACCCGGGCATGGCCGCCCGCGCGGTGGACACCGCGGCCCGGCTGCAGCGCGACGAGTTCTGGCCCGGCGCGCGGCAGGGCCTCACCCAGCGCGAAAGTGAGATCCTGGCGCTGGTGGTCAACGGGCTCTCGAACCGCGCGATCGCCGCCAAGCTGGTGATCGGCGACGAGACCGTCAAAACCCACCTCAGCTCGATCTACCGCAAGCTCGGCGTCAGCGACCGGACCGGCGCGGTGGCGACCGCTCTGCGCGAAGGCATCTACCAGTGAGCACGCCGTCGCGGGCGGTGCTGACCGCCGACCGGGAACTCGCGCTGCTGCGCGAACTCATCCAGGCAGCGTCGCGCGGCCCCGGCGTCGAGCCACTGGCCGCCGCCGCTGCGCGGATGATCACCGCGGCCACCGACAGCGACGTCTGCTTCGTGCACGTCCTCGACGACACCGAACGCTCGCTGACGCTGGCCGGCGCCACCCCACCGTTCGACTCGGAGGTCGGCAAGATCAGACTGCCGCTGGGACAAGGCATTTCGGGCTGGGTGGCCAGCCATCTGGAACCGGTGGTGATCCGCCGCGACAAGGAGTCCGACCCGCGGTATCTACCATTCCAGTCGCTTCGCGGCCGTGACTTCACCTCGATGGTGTCGGTGCCGATGGAGTCGACGCCCGGCGGGCTGGTCGGCGTGCTCAACGTGCACACCGTGGCCGAGCGTGACTTCGGCGACCGCGACGTCGAACTGCTGCTGGTGATCGGCCGGCTCATCGCCGGGGCCATGCACCAGGCCCGGCTGCACCGGCAGCTGGTGGCCCGCGAACGCGCGCACGAGAACTTCGTCGAGCAGGTGATCGAGGCCCAGGAGATCGAGCGGCGGCGGCTGGCCGGCGACATCCACGACGGCATCTCCCAGCGGCTGGTGACGCTGTCCTACCGGCTCGACGCGGCCGCGCAGGCGGCGAAGTCGCCCGACGACCGCGCCGCACTCACCGAGCAGCTCGACCGAGCCCGCGAGCTGGCCGAGCTGACGCTGCAGGAAGCCCGCGCCGCGATCAGCGGTCTACGGCCCCCGGTGCTCGACGACCTCGGGCTCTCCGGCGGGCTGGCCAGCCTGGCCCGGTCCATCCCGCAGATCGGCATCGACGTGGATCTGGCCGACACCCGGCTGCCCGATCACATCGAGCTCGCGCTGTACCGGATCGCCCAGGAGTGTCTGCAGAACGTCGTCAAGCACGCCGACGCGACGCGGGCCCGGTTGACCTTCTCGCTGGACCGCGGCCCGCACGGTGACGTCGCCCGGCTCGAGATCGTCGACGACGGAGTCGGTTTCGACACCCTGGAGCGTCCGCTGGGCAGCGACGAGATGGGCGGCTACGGCCTTTTGTCGATGGCCGAGCGCGCCGAGATCGTCGGCGGCCGGCTCAACATCCGGTCGCGCCCCGGCGCGGGCACCACGGTCACCGCGAGCATCCCGGTGCCTGCCCGCTGAAAGTCGCGTCCCGCCGCGAACGTGCACTCCTCGTCGTGACCGCGCGAACGAAGCTACAAGGAATGCACGTTCGCGAGCGGTCAGAAGTCGCCGGCGCTGTGGCGCAG
This window contains:
- a CDS encoding response regulator, giving the protein MTTRLDREPVRIVLVDDHEMVIEGLKAMLAAFDSRVTVVGQAVGADKVMSVVADLDPDIVLCDVRMQGSSGLDVCQQLRQRDPDRRVVMLSVYDDEQYLFQALRVGASGYLLKSISSEELVRQLEFVHSGATAIDPGMAARAVDTAARLQRDEFWPGARQGLTQRESEILALVVNGLSNRAIAAKLVIGDETVKTHLSSIYRKLGVSDRTGAVATALREGIYQ
- a CDS encoding LpqN/LpqT family lipoprotein; protein product: MRTPALICVVAAVTIGLTGCGSGEKTDSATSPPSAASSSAPASTTSSTGAKLTIAEYLRQKNIRQTMVKRGDPGAPQLNLPMPPGWANVGRDTPPDAYGAIYLQAGGQTPNPPAIIARMARLDGDVDVAKLLEYAPTAVTRAPGWDGPTTGRPSTLGGFDAVQIAGTATIDGAQTFVARKTVVITAPENVYLLALDAQGPVDQQSALVKAMTLIDEQTTIQP
- a CDS encoding acyl-CoA dehydrogenase family protein, translating into MDLISLDADDRVIAETAAAFAEKRLAPYALEWDETHHFPTEVLREAAELGMAAIYCREDVGGSGLRRIDAVRIFEMLATADPTVAAFLSIHNMCAWMVDSFGTEEQRKTWVPRLASMDAIASYCLTEPGAGSDAGALRTKAVRSGDEWVLDGVKQFISGAGASDVYIVMARTGAEGPKGISAFVVEKDAPGLSFGAEEQKMGWNAQPTRQVILDGARVPAEAMLGGTDGEGAGFGIAMKGLNGGRINIAACSLGGAQTAYDKAVGYLADRQAFGGALLDEPTIRFTLADMATSLETSRMMLWRAATALDDDHPDRVELCAMAKRYVTDACFDVADQALQLHGGYGYLREYGLEKIVRDLRVHRILEGTNEIMRVVIGRAAAARARAS
- the rfbC gene encoding dTDP-4-dehydrorhamnose 3,5-epimerase encodes the protein MRVRELAVTGAWELTPAVHADSRGAFFEWFTDAEFTAMTGHRLDLRQANCSVSRAGVLRGVHFAQVPPGQAKYVTCVRGAVYDVAVDIRVGSATFGSWDAVRLDDQTHRAVYLSEGLGHAFLALQDDSVVTYLCSAGYDPAREHTVNALDQALGIDWPFDGELILSDRDRAAPSLAQVREAGLLPTFEEAREFVSGLGSRPTAPPR
- a CDS encoding CoA-acylating methylmalonate-semialdehyde dehydrogenase; its protein translation is MTTRIPHFIDGKRNELASTRTADVMNPSTGEVQAQVLLASAADVDTAVASAVEAQKQWAAWNPQRRARVMMKFIELVNANTDELAELLSIEHGKTVADSKGDIQRGIEVIEFAIGIPHLLKGEFTEGAGSGIDVYSIRQPLGVVAGITPFNFPAMIPLWKAGPALACGNAFILKPSERDPSVPLRLAELFLEAGLPAGVFQVVQGDKEAVDAILTHPDIQAVGFVGSSDIAQYIYATAAANGKRSQCFGGAKNHMIVLPDADLDQAVDALIGAGYGSAGERCMAISVAVPVGKETADRLRNRLVERINQLRVGHSLDPKADYGPLVTAAALERVKSYIAQGVDAGADLVVDGRERTTDELSFDDQSLESGYFIGPTLFDHVTSDMSIYTDEIFGPVLCIVRAADYEEALSLPTKHEYGNGVAIFTRDGDAARDFVSRVQVGMVGVNVPIPVPVAYHTFGGWKRSGFGDLNQHGPASIQFYTKVKTVTERWPSGIKDGAEFVIPTMK
- a CDS encoding LLM class F420-dependent oxidoreductase; protein product: MKPALGRFGSFGRGVTPAQAAEIEALGYGAVWVGGSPPAELDWVEPLLEATTTLQVATGIVNIWTAAPGAVAESFHRIQAAYPDRFVLGIGVGHPEAHQEYRKPIDALTEYLDKLDEYGVPRHRRVVAALGPKVLQLSAARSAGAHPYLTTPEHTARARELIGPEALLAPEHKVVLTTDPERAREVGRRALAIYLNLANYVNNWKRLGFDDQDVAKPGSDRLVDAVVAYGTADQIAARLTEHLDAGADHVPVQVLTSADEVVGALADLAGPLGLT
- the rfbB gene encoding dTDP-glucose 4,6-dehydratase, with product MRLLVTGGAGFIGANFVHATVRECRDVRVTVLDAFTYAGSRESLAPVHDDVRLVEGDITDAALVEKLVTESDAVVHFAAETHVDNALADPEPFVRSNVLGTFTVLEAVRRNNVRLHHISTDEVYGDLPLGDPVRFTEATPYNPSSPYSSTKAASDMLVRAWVRSYGVAATLSNCSNNYGPYQHVEKFIPRQITNILTGRRPRLYGAGANVRDWIHVEDHNSAVWRILTDGAIGRTYLIGADGERDNLTVMRTILRLMDRSPDDFDHVTDRAGHDLRYAIDPSPLRDELGWAPSHTDFEAGLRDTIAWYRDNESWWAPLKDAVEARYRVREG
- the mmsB gene encoding 3-hydroxyisobutyrate dehydrogenase, whose amino-acid sequence is MTTIAFLGLGNMGGPMAANLVAAGHTVHGFDPVVTLRDAAAEKGAAVYTSGAEAAAGADVVITSLPNGDIVKAAYAEVLPVAKDGALLIDTSTISVDDARTIHAQAGERGLAQIDAPVSGGIKGATAGTLAFMLGGTKEAVDAARPVLEPMAGKIIHCGDSGAGQAAKLCNNMVLAVQQIAIGEAFVLAEKLGLPAQSLFDVITGATGNCWAVHTNCPVPGPVPASPANNDFKPGFATALMNKDLGLAMAAVASTGSSAPLGSHAAEIYRSFNEDHADKDFSAVIEMLRG
- a CDS encoding HAD hydrolase-like protein, whose translation is MQPTQQKAWRAGRFWWDWPRPSDATVPSLRAVVFDLDAIADIECAGHRPAFNKAFAELGLDIVWSEARYRQLMALSDERRRVAAELRKRGVSSECDVLAELLVDEICATKDMIVAETILDADITARAGVVDLITEAYAAGISVGIVSSGTHSWVEPLVRQLVGEGVVAAIVTADDAPRTDLYGAALAELGAAPQEALAFAGSPASQRMAAAAGLPTVLTGATAEAAPLRVVDCQRVRDQWRVAHPVTAA
- a CDS encoding LLM class F420-dependent oxidoreductase; amino-acid sequence: MTEGPSLKPALGRFGVWTGAPVTPEQAADIEKLGYGTVWVGASPAADLAFVEPILEKTETLQVATGIVNIWTADASEVADSYHRIEKAFPGRFLLGVGVGHPEHTQQYTKPYQALVDYLDVLDTAKVPTSRRVLAALGPKVLKLAAQRSAGAHPYLTTPVHTGQSRELLGPTVLLAPEHKVVLTDDAEKAREIGRQTVDFYLGLSNYVNNWKRLGFTDEDLERPGSDRFIDAVIAYGSPDQIAARLTEHLQAGADHVAIQVLGGADELLSTLEELAGPLGLDQG